Proteins from a genomic interval of Mesorhizobium sp. CAU 1732:
- a CDS encoding DUF6537 domain-containing protein, with translation MERRLIVGYEKLVDEVLERLTADNHAAAVKLLSLADMVRGYGPVKEAAAASYEDKVTGVALEFFNAPSSGKRPVAAELAS, from the coding sequence AGATGGAACGCCGCCTGATCGTCGGCTACGAAAAGCTTGTCGACGAGGTGCTGGAAAGGCTGACCGCAGACAATCATGCCGCAGCCGTGAAACTGCTTTCCTTGGCCGATATGGTCCGCGGGTACGGGCCCGTGAAGGAAGCAGCGGCAGCTTCCTATGAAGATAAGGTTACCGGCGTGGCGCTAGAGTTTTTCAATGCGCCAAGCTCTGGCAAGCGGCCTG